The proteins below are encoded in one region of Hordeum vulgare subsp. vulgare chromosome 3H, MorexV3_pseudomolecules_assembly, whole genome shotgun sequence:
- the LOC123442587 gene encoding ataxin-2 homolog: MDSAPPSAAGGGGGYPESTDSSPRSRGGDSWDEPFPSSAAAAAAAAGGGGRLRLMCSFGGRIVPRPTDKSLCYLGGETRIVAVDRNASLADVHGRLSRSLLAGQPFTLKYQLPNEDLDSLISVSTDEDLDNLVDEYDRVAASSSSSGASSRTSRIRLFLFPAKPESSSSLGSLLDDSSKSENWFVDALNSAISGSFDGIPRGISTDSASVNCLLGLEDDNASQHSRSGVQNSGPAEDQRASQQKLAAAAAAAARHQHDVQSVPDSPMLDKNSSFGSTSSAPSLSNLPPIRVRPEDRQPLAPPVSVEDHFAQMGISDQQGLPPPVMGYMQPPPQSQIPAMAMQAASSISPSEPPSRAFSDDDRSDHGGRMQQPPKQEVPPTVDPNNRAMFYNDMSPRNEMKRDMPVGTDASSYRAPAPAPDAAASAAAAQPPPGYVYAQMQPQQQLQQPPQQQLQQQQQQQQHQQQQLQQQAQQQLPQQIQQQPQQQLPPQLQQQAQQQPPQPQQAHQPAPQQYVTAGNQHFIHNPATGTFIPIQSYYQQPVPQQAPQQQQSPAFDPNTGMYYIPMQRPNAPQQYTIPAGAVAPMAAPTIVDSAPKPTVPIPQQYMKPELQQPGMYRTAAPAAPAPGPNTAPNYAGMGYHHVMQSHHHPASQPPPTMAGNYGYPEYAADPRAQVFYSQAGAPPASLPPQYQQPMGAPDASGQADMNQNRGGS; the protein is encoded by the exons ATGGACTCGGCGCCGCCATccgccgccggcggcggcggcggctacccGGAGTCGACGGACTCGTCCCCGCGCAGCCGCGGGGGGGACTCGTGGGACGAGCCCTTCCCGTCCTCCGCCGCGGCGGCCGCGGCCGCCGCGGGCGGGGGCGGGCGGCTGCGCCTCATGTGCAGCTTCGGGGGCCGCATCGTGCCGCGGCCCACCGACAAGTCCCTCTGCTACCTCGGCGGGGAGACCCGGATCGTGGCCGTGGACCGCAACGCGTCCCTCGCCGACGTCCACGGCCGGCTCTCCCGCTCCCTCCTCGCCGGCCAGCCCTTCACGCTCAAGTACCAGCTCCCCAACGAGGACCTCGACTCGCTCATCTCCGTCTCCACCGACGAGGACCTCGACAACCTCGTCGACGAGTACGACcgcgtcgccgcctcctcctcctcctccggcgcctcCTCCCGCACCTCCCGGATccgcctcttcctcttccccgccAAGcccgagtcctcctcctccctcggcTCCCTCCTCGACGACTCCTCCAAGTCCGAGAACTGGTTCGTCGACGCGCTCAACAGCGCCATCTCCGGCTCCTTCGACGGCATCCCGCGCGGGATCTCCACCGACTCCGCCTCCGTCAACTGCCTCCTCGGCCTCGAGGACGACAACGCCTCGCAGCACTCCCGCAGCGGGGTGCAGAACTCCGGCCCGGCCGAGGACCAGCGGGCCAGCCAGCAGAAGCTCGCCGCTGCCGCGGCAGCCGCCGCCAGGCACCAGCACGACGTGCAGTCCGTGCCCGACTCGCCGATGCTCGACAAGAACTCCTCCTTCGGCTCCACGTCCTCGGCGCCGTCCCTGTCGAATCTGCCGCCGATTCGGGTGCGGCCCGAGGACCGGCAGCCTCTGGCGCCACCGGTCTCTGTAGAGGATCACTTTGCCCAGATGGGGATCTCGGACCAGCAGGGCCTCCCTCCACCTGTGATGGGATATATGCAGCCGCCGCCGCAATCGCAGATCCCTGCCATGGCGATGCAGGCCGCCAGCAGCATCTCGCCATCGGAGCCGCCCAGCAGGGCCTTCTCAGATGATGACAGGTCCGATCACGGGGGTCGGATGCAGCAGCCACCAAAGCAGGAGGTTCCACCTACCGTCGACCCCAACAACAG GGCCATGTTCTACAATGATATGTCACCCCGGAATGAGATGAAGCGAGACATGCCGGTGGGAACTGATGCCTCCAGCTATCGCGCACCAGCGCCAGCTCCAGATGCTGCCGCATCGGCAGCCGCTGCACAGCCGCCGCCTGGTTATGTCTATGCGCAGATGCAGCCGCAACAGCAGTTACAACAGCCACCTCAGCAGCAattacagcagcagcagcagcagcagcagcaccagcagcagcagttACAACAGCAAGCTCAGCAGCAATTGCCACAACAAATACAGCAGCAGCCACAGCAGCAATTGCCGCCGCAATTACAGCAGCAAGCACAGCAGCAGCCTCCGCAGCCGCAGCAAGCACATCAGCCAGCTCCACAGCAATATGTCACCGCGGGAAATCAGCATTTCATTCACAACCCTGCCACGGGCACGTTCATCCCAATCCAATCTTACTACCAACAGCCCGTCCCTCAGCAAGCGCCACAGCAACAGCAGTCGCCTGCATTTGACCCAAATACCGGCATGTACTACATCCCCATGCAGCGTCCAAATGCACCTCAGCAGTATACTATCCCCGCTGGTGCCGTAGCCCCTATGGCTGCTCCGACAATTGTTGACAGCGCACCGAAGCCGACGGTGCCTATTCCTCAGCAATATATGAAGCCTGAATTGCAGCAACCTGGGATGTACCGAACGGCGGCGCCCGCTGCCCCTGCCCCAGGGCCTAACACGGCCCCTAATTATGCTGGAATGGGGTACCACCATGTAATGCAATCCCACCACCATCCTGCATCGCAGCCTCCGCCGACCATGGCGGGAAACTATGGGTACCCTGAGTATGCTGCTGATCCCCGCGCACAGGTCTTCTACTCCCAGGCAGGAGCACCACCAGCATCATTGCCACCTCAGTATCAGCAGCCCATGGGAGCACCTGATGCCAGCGGTCAGGCTGACATGAATCAGAACCGTGGTGGTTCATAG